tgtatctttttttttttactaaacatctttgtataatttgtttaaaaaaaattgatacataacatattaaatttattggaaagagaaagtgtgtgcaaaaaaaaaaaaaattggtgaattaaaataagggtataataggaaaataaggtgcaaagatagactttcttaatttcttgtttttttttaatttaaaaatcaagTAATTTAAACCGGAGGAAGTAATTTggatttattatttattcttattttaaGTGCCTCTCCATTAAACTTGTGTGATCACTCATAAGAAGTTACATTTCCTACTAGAAACATTTAAAAGAATGCAATTTAAATAGGAAAAGGGTAAGTCCTAATGGCTTTCGAGAATCTACTAATTAATCAAAAGTCACAAACGCCAGTATAAACTCCTATAAATAGTCCTCTTGGCATCCCTTCTTTGTCAAGCAGAGCACATCATGGGTTACACAAATGTTATGTCGTTTGAGCTGAATGGAGTGCAAATCAAAACAACCGTGTCCGATGAAGTAAAAGTGATCGATGAACACTCTTACAACCTACCGACAATCACGGGACCAAGGTTATCTCGGCTTTGATGCCGAGTGGCGTAGGCCTTCCCTGAAGGTGCCTGCAACCCTTCAGCTTTGTGATGGAAATTCATGTCTTATTTTCCACTTACATCGTTATAATAATAGCATTCCCCTTTCACTAAGTAATTTTCTTTGCCAGCCAAATTATACCTTTGTTGGTTTCGAcattaaaaacaattttgatcactTGGTGAAACACCATGGGGTTGGATGCAAAAATGCTGTGGAACTTGGAACCTTGGCTGCTACTCTCATGGACTaccattttttaagtttttgcgGCGTTGATGAACTAGCATTTGTTGTCAATAAACTCGATCTTCGCAAGTACAGGCCTTTAAACTTGGCTTTTGATTGGGGTGATTATCCGCTTAGCGAAGAACTTGCTAAACTTGCTACTGTTAATGTTTGCTCTTATCACAAGATTGGTAGTGCATTGTTTGAAAGGCATAGGCCCTACCATTTATTTGATTAATTAGGAGCTTTGTTGATTATGGTCTGAAAGATTTATGGTCGTCTCTAATTAGTACTCCTATATCAACTTATTATGTTTTTTAAGGTTATATTAtgatcaatgtttttttttcctatgaAATGTGAACATGTAACTCTAACTTTTTTACCCCTTAACTCaaatcagttcagctacctacTCGACTCTTAGTTTATAGGTTGATTTATGTCTAAAGAATTGGAAGTTCTAATTACTTTGTGCAATTCCTATAATTAAATTGACAAGAAAATTTGTAATGTAAAATAGAAGAAGATTAAAACAGGTAATTAaagcaaatttttatttttttatttgaacgtCAAACTTAAAACAGGGActtaaagtaatttttttacaaagtgcGAAACTCAAACTAAGCAAAATAACTTGCAAGGACTATGACAAAAAGTGTCACAATTGAAGTGACTACtaacatatttaagccttttcTTTTTAACTACTGCATTTTTTCCTCGAATAATTGTTACCAAGGTATTTTCTCTCGAAATAACTACATTCATTTTAGATTCTGGCCAATCCTAACATGTTTTTCATGTGCACCAAACTAGAGATAAATTTCTAGccaaatagttaaaaaaattatgtatcgGCACATTGGTTTCCCTATCTAAAGATGTGACAAACAGTATTGTTACTGTGAGAAAGCAAATCCTTTATATCTTGAATCAACACTGCATAGAGATGAAACTGAAAATTGGGACCTTTGATAAGGTTGATGTCATTGCAAAGAATCCGAGTAGTAGACAAGTTCATCAACTTCTATGTTTTTGGCTACGGTGAGACCATGGAATATTGCATATAATTCAGCGAGCAAGATGTCTGATGAATCATGATTAAAGCTAGAGAAGCCTGATAAGTAGTACCCGACGTTGTTTCTGAAAATTCCTCCGAATCCAGCTTGAATTGGAGATCCTAGACAACTTCTAATGACATTGAGGATGACACAAGAGTGATTATTGTTATTCCATTCGATAAGTCTATCATTCGGATCACTTCCTGAACGGGGGGAAGAGGCAAGAGGCGAGGGTTTCAACCATGCTCATGATGTTGAAGGAGAGTTTATTTAGGGACCAAGTTTCATTATTCAAACACATCAAATTATGATGTCTCCAAATCCACCAAACTTCAACAGAAAAGATGAATGCATGTAAACCCATGGAACCTCGATTTACTACTATAAATAGTCCTGGCATCCttattttacccttattattttaactaaaattcacttttataatttattttaatctaaaataatataatataatcatgttttaaaatacaaaacatctcatgtataatataatttgtttttagcGAGCGTAGTTAAtattatcttaatttttattggaaaatttatataattgcatcgaatatatattattcttatgtcattttacataaTAAACTTTGTTATAAATTAAgaattgttttttcattttattctacGACACGAAACGTTTGAGcataaaatctattttcaagTATCACCATTggttaatgtgttttttttttttggtaagcaCTAGTTGGTTAATGTACAAGTACACTTTCACGTCACATATATGTTataataaagtaaaattaaaataaattaaaattttaaaatataaaaaattaatttaataataatatgaaagatATATTACatcaatatatttaaattacataaatttaacataaattttattattaactaagaatgtccttttatgttttttattttacatttattaGTTAGTTAAAtcgttaattttatcaaacatttCAATTAATATATCAGCTATAAACTATAAGATATCGATTATATGCCATAAACtttaagagcatccacaatggaaatattcatttttgagtacttaactgaACCCTACGTGTAcatatcacttatttataattttttaagggtcttgttaacatgtgcatataaggcacatgataaggtatcttaatatagaaatttaacatttaatgatacaagacatttaatgtttaaaaagttaaaatgcacaaattttaaagcataatttctacttttgctaccttaacatgtgtcatatatgcacatgttaacattctccattttttaataatagtacataataaatactcaatctctccaacccaaatatcttaaaaagttctaaatgaGTCCCGCCAATAACACATTCaaccaataactatacatcattataaatggacccacaaaaataaaataggtaccacttcttattgtagaaccagtacctattaggtactctttgtgttttgctccaataggagtacttattaggtattggtacttaaaaaaataagtacacATCATTAGAGATGGTCTAAGTCATTAGCTAagttagagcatccacaatggagcactccatttttgagtacttaaatggtcccacatagacacatcatcaatttattatttttttaataatagtacctaataggtactcaacacctccaatggagcatttcttaaaaagttctaaaatgggtcccatcaataactccacatcattaaaatttgaaatttaatttaaaataatattgccaaattaaatttttttgaatatattaaataaagtgggtctcataaaaagaagagagagttcttatattagaagtggtacctattaggtactaaaatgtgttgtgctccaatggtagtacctaataagtaccatgagtacctaataggtactacaccgtTGGAGATGGTCTTATCACGTACCTATTATTTCTTCGGATCAGTGCCTAGTGGGCGCAAGAGAGACTTTAGTAATTTACGTTTCCAAAACATTTTCAAGTGCGCTAATTAATCTCACATATTCCCAAAAGACGTTACATTTCCTATgtacaaaagttaaatgaatGCAATTTAAGTAGATAAAGATAATGCCCCTCATGGCTTTGGAAATTCTACTAATCAAAAGTCACAAACGCCAGTATACTCCTATAAATAGTCTTGGCAACCTTTTTTTGTCAAGCAGAGCACATCATGATTTACACTGAAGTTATTTCGTTTGAGTTGAATGGAGTGCAAATCAAAACCACCGTGACCAATGAAGTAAAAGTGCTCGATGAACACATATCGTCTTTTTTACAATCTACCGACAATCACAGAACTAAGGTTATCGGTTTTGATATGGAGTGGCGTCCGCCTTTCATGTTGGAGCCTGCAATCTTTCAACTTTGTGATGGTAATTCATGTCTTATTTTCCACTTACATCCTAAGATTTCGGTTCCTCTTTCACTCCGTAATTTTCTTCGTCAGCCAAATTATACCTTTGTTGGTTGCGGTATTAAAGATGATTTTGAGTACTTGAAGAAACACAGTGGCATTGGATGCAAAAATGCTGTAGAACTTGGGACCTTGGCTGCTACTCTGATGGATAAACCTCATTTAGGTTTTTGCGGCGTTGATGAGCTAGCATTTGTGGTCAATAAACTCGATCTTCACAAATACAGGCCTTTAAACTTGGCTTTTGATTGGGATAGTTATCCGCTCAGGGAAGAACTTGCTAAGCTTGCTACTGTTAATGTTTACTCTTATCATAAGATTGGAAGTGCATTGTTTGAAAGGTATAGACCTCAATCCTCCTATCGCGTTTGTTTGATTTaggttgttttttttaaagttatactatttttggttttttttataagaagcCATTGATTTTTCAAGTTCATTGAATAAATAATGTACAATACTAATATATAGGTACTCTCGAGATAAAACTCAAAAGGACAGCAACGGAAGTGAAGTTACTGTCAAAAAGTACTCTCGagatttccttttaaaatttgcaGAGCAGTTCTCTGAGGTTCCCGAAGGGTTTGAAACAACGGCAGACATAGCTGAAGCTTTGATGGTTTTGAATATTGGTTCACGTGTTATGGGACGCGACACACATCCTTTTCCTGGAAGAAATACAGATAGGTCAGGTGGGATGTCTCGTATAGATTGTCGTGGGAGTGGTGTTATCGAGGATGATAAACGGAGTAAAGTTCCTGGTGCCTTTCATTATGATAATGGTAATGTAGGTAATACAGGATTCCGACCTGCACGTGGTGGAAATGCTGGTGTTTTAAGGAATCCACACCCACAAGGAACTGTGCAGTATGGTGGAGGGATTCTTTCTGGGCCAAAGGTGGGTATGATGACAGATGAGAAGAAGTATGAGGTTGGTATGGTGACAGATGAGGAACAGGCAAAGCAGAGACAGTTGAAAGGTATATTGAACAAATTAACTCCCCAGAATTTTGAGAAGCTTTTTGAGCAGGTTAAAGCAGTTAATATTGATAATGTAGTCACTCTCACTGGTTTCGTCTCCAAAATCTTTGAGAAGGCCTTGATGAAACCCACTTTCTGTGAAATGTATGCCAATTTATGTTTTCATCTGGCAGCTGCGTTACCTGATCTCAGTCAAGACAATGAAAAGATAACATTTATGAGATTATTGTTAAATAAGTGCCAGGAAGAATTTGAGAGGGGTGAGAGAGAGCAAGAAGAAGCTAATAAAGCTGATGAGGGTGAGGTGAAACAGTCTGATGAGGAAAGAGAAGCAAAACGATCCAAGGCCAGAAGACGAATGTTGGGTAATATCCGGTTAATTGGAGAACTATATAAGAAGAAAATGCTGACAGAGAGAATAATGCACGAGTGCATAAAAAAGTTACTTGGTCAGTGTCAGAATCCGGATGAAGAAGACATCGAAGCGTTGTGCAAACTGATGAGTACTATTGGGGAGTTGATTGACCACCCCAAAGCCAAGGAACATATAGATGTATATTTTGAAagaattaaattattatcaaaCAACATGAATTTGTCTTCTAGGGTGAGGTTCATGTTAAAGGATACCATTGATTTGAGAAAGAATAGATGGCAACAAACGAGAAAAGTTGAGGGGCCAAAAAAGATTGAAGAGGTGCACCGGGATGCTTCCCAAGAGAGGCAATCCCAAGCTGGTAGGCTGGGTTGTGGTATGGGTATTAGTACACCAAGAAGGACCACCCCTACGGATTTTGGTTCAAGAGGTTCATCTATGTTATTCCCTTCTAATGCTCAGATGGGTGGATTGCCTAATCAAATGCGTGGGTATGGTTCTCAGGATGTTCGTGGGTATGAAAGGCAATCTTATGAGGCTAGGCCGCTATCTATTCCCTTGCTTCAAAGATCTTCAGGTGATGAGGTAATAACCTTGGGACCCCAAGGTGGTCTTGCTAGAGGAATTTCTAGCAGAGTTCCAGCTGCTGTTTCCAGTTTCGGTGGTCCTAATGGTTACAGTAATTTATCAGAGCGCGCTTCATACACCCCTAGGGAGGACCTCACACCAAGATATGTTCCGAATAGATTTGCTGGTCCAACTGCTTATGATCAATCAAGTGCTCCAGAGCATAGTGTGAATTACGGTAATAGGGATTTGGGAAGTGCAGATAGGTTTCTTGATAGACCTGTTGTAAATCCACCTCCTGCCCGAGCACAAGAGACTGCACTCTCCCAGAATACCTCTTTTGAAAAGGGTTTGTCAGAAGAGAAACTACAGAAGATGTCCATGGCAGCAATTAAAGAATACTATAGGTACCACACACTCTTCACATGGTTTCTATTCCCTTTGTTTAAGCTTGTGCCAATTATGTTTTTCGAGAAGCGTATTTTCTAGTTGGCGATTTATCATTTTCTTATAAGTATAATCCTCGTTATGCTGAACATATCTAGATTCATCATGGTAaatcttttgtttcttcttacTTCAACACATACGCTTTTGTTAGTAGAGCATATTATTCCCATGAGATAGGATTTTATGGTTTACGTTCATACTCTATTGTGTCCTCTGTATTTCTTCCCTGAATATATTGCTCTGAAGCATATCTAACTAGTCTTGAATGGGTTGTAATTGCCatatttgtattatttataaacaaagaaaatgacGTGCTTAAACTATACTACTAATTGCCACAACAGCAATTCCCCAATATTTGTTTCATgagttaaatttttttcaatcaataaTACTAATTTCTGTTCTCTGTTAATTTGGATTCCTGTCAATACCTCTTTGGAACCCTGTTGTTTTAGAAAGGCATATGAAGAGATTAACATCCCTGCATTACTTTATCAACaatgttgaaaatgaaaatggcAAAACCATTGGGGTTAAGTTTCTCCCTACTTTATTTCTATTCAATGACATGCTATTAGCTATTGTCACAGTAGCCAATTTAAATTAAACTTACTATACATTTCACACGCACTTGTTTACTAATTTGTATACTGTTTTACTGTGATGATTTATTTTCCAGTTGTCTTTTCATATAGTGATCTGACTATAAGTTATGCATTTCAGTGCTAGAGATGTAAACGAAGTTGTTTTGTGCGTCAAAGATCTGAACTCTCCAAGCTTTCATCCTTCCATGGTTTATCATTGGGTCACAGATTCATTTGAGAGAAAGGACACAGAGAGAGATCTTTTGGCCAAACTGCTGATCGACCttgtgaaatctcatgactgtACCTTAAGTCAACCCCAGCTCATTAAAGGGTATAATTTATTTGATAACATGCCTGACTAGTAGTGGTAATCTGTCTTGtgatttaacaaaaaataaatttattgctTATACCTGTTTTTATTGGCTAGGTTGGAATCTGTTCTAAGTACTCTGGAAGATTTTGTTACGGATGCCCCAAGAGCACCGGAGTATCTTGGTCGCATTTTTGCCAAAGCTATAACAGAGCATGTAGCCTCTTTGAAAGAGATTGGGCTGTTAATACGTGACGGCGGAGAGGAATCAAGTAGCCGCTTACAATTTGGACTTGCAGCTGACATTCTCGGAAGTACCTTGGAAGTGATACAAACAGAGAAGGGTGATGCTTTCTTGAATGAGATCCAGACAAGCTCCAACTTGCAATTGAAGACCTTCTGTCCGCCAGAACCTATTAAATCCCGGAAGCTAGAAAAATTCCTTTAGGGGATAGAAATGGTGAAATTTTGTTCTTGTCTTCGTGCTTTTAGAATACTCGAACTTGCAAAAATACTTTCCTTTGTGGGAGTAGTGGTTGGGAGAATTTTATCCTTGGATTTCTGTCTAAATAATATCTTCACTGCAGTTATGAAAATTGAAAGGCACATTTAAGCATCAGAAATTTAAGGCTGAGATATATAATGTTTGTCATGAGGGGtttaattttcttaaaacaAGTATTGTATCATTCATCTCTGtcaatgaaaatattatgaCTTATTGACTTGCAGCAACCTCGTATACAAAAGATGTGTGGTGATTGGAGTCATGTAGTGAAACATAATGGTACATGACTTTAAAATTATGCTCTTGCATTTTGTATGCTGGTTGTTTTGTAACAATCgacattttcctatttttaatgTCTTCAAAACTCCATTTTTGTATGCTGGTTTTAACTGTAAAAGTTATGATTTAATAATATCTTCATATCCTCTCTCCTTCTTCTCAGAGCCACCGCCCCCTCACCTCCAACCCtagttttctcttttgttcatcCACCAAGGAGGAGTGGTTTTAGgattaatttttgatttttgatccaaaatcactcatctaaattgttttttcttttcttttcatttaaataagtgattatccaCACAGATTTGCTTCTTGTTTTTTAAGTCtgtcgtcgtcttgtgcggTGTTGTTTTTTGCGTCGTCTTGTGTGGCGTTTGTTGGTGGTTTATTTTAGTACGGTATTtcgttgattcaaattgacatatCTAACTCAACTCATTACAGATCTGATGAAAACTTGGACGTCAACGTCGTAGATCCGGGAGTATGAAGATTTcgattacttttattttgtcatatttgtaggcacTTTCATGATGTCGTTGTATgttatttattacttttaaaaattattgttgacaaTCGTTAAAATTATATCACTTGTGATGGTGGTCACCATAACACTCtgccaattttattttatttttttggataagGAACTTATAATCCAGATAAGGTATATGGCGACATAAAAAGGGCATAATTGTTTAGCATGTGACATTTCATGCAAAAAATATGTTATTCATTCCACTATACACAACTAATTAAACTTCATTGAACATTAGAGGATCAATACTAGCATCAATATGGTTTTTGTACAAATtatcatcaatattttttttaattcaaatatatCTGAAGCAGCAAATGATTCAGATATTAAGATTaacatcaagattttttttagacTAAAATTAGAGTGCAAAGGCATCACATGGTGGATATGAC
This genomic interval from Trifolium pratense cultivar HEN17-A07 linkage group LG6, ARS_RC_1.1, whole genome shotgun sequence contains the following:
- the LOC123892028 gene encoding uncharacterized protein LOC123892028; amino-acid sequence: MNTLTTYRQSRDQGYLGFDAEWRRPSLKVPATLQLCDGNSCLIFHLHRYNNSIPLSLSNFLCQPNYTFVGFDIKNNFDHLVKHHGVGCKNAVELGTLAATLMDYHFLSFCGVDELAFVVNKLDLRKYRPLNLAFDWGDYPLSEELAKLATVNVCSYHKIGSALFERHRPYHLFD
- the LOC123889203 gene encoding eukaryotic translation initiation factor 4G-like; protein product: MIYTEVISFELNGVQIKTTVTNEVKVLDEHISSFLQSTDNHRTKVIGFDMEWRPPFMLEPAIFQLCDGNSCLIFHLHPKISVPLSLRNFLRQPNYTFVGCGIKDDFEYLKKHSGIGCKNAVELGTLAATLMDKPHLGFCGVDELAFVVNKLDLHKYRPLNLAFDWDSYPLREELAKLATVNVYSYHKIGSALFERYSRDKTQKDSNGSEVTVKKYSRDFLLKFAEQFSEVPEGFETTADIAEALMVLNIGSRVMGRDTHPFPGRNTDRSGGMSRIDCRGSGVIEDDKRSKVPGAFHYDNGNVGNTGFRPARGGNAGVLRNPHPQGTVQYGGGILSGPKVGMMTDEKKYEVGMVTDEEQAKQRQLKGILNKLTPQNFEKLFEQVKAVNIDNVVTLTGFVSKIFEKALMKPTFCEMYANLCFHLAAALPDLSQDNEKITFMRLLLNKCQEEFERGEREQEEANKADEGEVKQSDEEREAKRSKARRRMLGNIRLIGELYKKKMLTERIMHECIKKLLGQCQNPDEEDIEALCKLMSTIGELIDHPKAKEHIDVYFERIKLLSNNMNLSSRVRFMLKDTIDLRKNRWQQTRKVEGPKKIEEVHRDASQERQSQAGRLGCGMGISTPRRTTPTDFGSRGSSMLFPSNAQMGGLPNQMRGYGSQDVRGYERQSYEARPLSIPLLQRSSGDEVITLGPQGGLARGISSRVPAAVSSFGGPNGYSNLSERASYTPREDLTPRYVPNRFAGPTAYDQSSAPEHSVNYGNRDLGSADRFLDRPVVNPPPARAQETALSQNTSFEKGLSEEKLQKMSMAAIKEYYSARDVNEVVLCVKDLNSPSFHPSMVYHWVTDSFERKDTERDLLAKLLIDLVKSHDCTLSQPQLIKGLESVLSTLEDFVTDAPRAPEYLGRIFAKAITEHVASLKEIGLLIRDGGEESSSRLQFGLAADILGSTLEVIQTEKGDAFLNEIQTSSNLQLKTFCPPEPIKSRKLEKFL